A stretch of the Bacillota bacterium genome encodes the following:
- the spoIIR gene encoding stage II sporulation protein R — MLGKLRLTLVCTAFAVALFLLYQAYVPVWAVSPAGRELIRLHIMAHSDHPRDQALKLKVRDAIVEETAPLFSTTATERDAERVLSRHLNQVEEIADRVLMQAGALYQSQVELGTYSFPERRYENITLPAGRYRALRIVLGDGQGHNWWCVLFPPLCFVNGSSGQEATPVMDVPPGLAEEAQRVMAAGKTKPEEPAAAENEVEIRFKVVEVWEKVRPRARALLSCLSP, encoded by the coding sequence GTGCTCGGGAAACTCCGTTTAACTCTGGTTTGCACTGCCTTTGCCGTAGCACTGTTCCTGCTCTATCAAGCCTATGTGCCGGTCTGGGCCGTCAGTCCGGCCGGACGGGAACTGATTCGGCTGCATATTATGGCCCATAGCGATCATCCCCGGGATCAAGCCCTGAAGCTTAAGGTGCGTGATGCCATTGTTGAAGAGACGGCTCCGCTGTTTAGTACCACTGCCACGGAACGGGACGCCGAGCGAGTGCTCAGTCGGCATTTGAATCAAGTGGAAGAGATTGCAGACCGAGTCTTGATGCAGGCCGGAGCACTGTACCAGAGTCAGGTTGAGCTGGGGACCTATTCTTTTCCTGAGCGAAGATATGAAAATATAACCCTTCCGGCGGGCCGCTACCGGGCGCTGAGAATAGTCTTGGGGGACGGACAAGGGCACAATTGGTGGTGCGTGTTGTTCCCACCGCTGTGTTTTGTGAACGGCAGTTCAGGGCAGGAGGCTACCCCGGTAATGGACGTACCGCCCGGTTTGGCTGAAGAGGCACAGCGAGTTATGGCCGCCGGTAAGACAAAGCCGGAGGAGCCGGCTGCGGCTGAAAACGAGGTGGAGATCCGGTTCAAAGTGGTGGAGGTATGGGAGAAGGTACGGCCCCGGGCGCGGGCCCTTCTTTCCTGTTTGTCACCCTGA
- a CDS encoding fructose 1,6-bisphosphatase translates to MAEREVTLSVIKADVGSFVGHVQAHPDMLAAVRKRLAEAKEEGLLEDFYVANVGDDIELIMTHYQGSDDERVHKLAWDALMDATQVARELKLYAAGQDLLSDSFAGNMKGLGPGVAELTFVERPSEPVVIFMADKTEPGAWNLPLYKMFADPFNTIGLVIDPKMHDGFKFEVHDLVEHRKVTFSLPEELYDMLVLVGSPSRYCIKHVYARQSGKIAAATSTQRLNLMAGRYIGKDDPVCIIRCQSGLPAVGEVLEAFAQPHLVAGWMRGSHWGPLLPVAEKDSRPTRFDGPARVVALGFQLCHGRLIGPQDFFADIAFDRVREQVLELADHLRRLGPFEPHRLSLDQLEYTTLPLVAERLKDRFEDIE, encoded by the coding sequence ATGGCAGAAAGAGAGGTTACTCTAAGTGTAATCAAGGCTGATGTGGGCAGCTTTGTCGGTCACGTTCAGGCTCATCCCGATATGCTGGCGGCAGTGAGAAAAAGACTAGCTGAGGCGAAAGAAGAAGGTCTGTTAGAGGATTTTTACGTGGCCAACGTGGGGGATGATATTGAACTGATCATGACTCATTACCAGGGTAGCGATGATGAACGGGTTCATAAGCTGGCTTGGGATGCGCTCATGGATGCCACCCAGGTGGCTCGCGAGCTAAAGCTGTACGCTGCCGGGCAAGATCTGCTCAGCGACTCGTTTGCAGGCAATATGAAGGGCCTTGGCCCCGGTGTAGCCGAACTGACCTTTGTGGAGCGACCCAGCGAACCGGTGGTCATCTTCATGGCCGACAAAACCGAGCCCGGGGCCTGGAACTTGCCTCTATATAAGATGTTTGCCGACCCGTTTAATACTATCGGTCTGGTTATCGATCCTAAGATGCACGACGGGTTTAAGTTTGAGGTCCATGATCTAGTCGAGCACCGCAAGGTGACCTTCTCCCTGCCGGAAGAACTGTACGACATGCTAGTGCTTGTTGGTTCCCCCAGCCGCTACTGCATTAAACATGTCTATGCCCGACAAAGCGGGAAAATTGCCGCGGCCACCAGCACCCAAAGGCTAAATCTCATGGCCGGCCGCTATATCGGCAAAGACGACCCGGTGTGTATTATCCGCTGCCAAAGCGGACTGCCGGCTGTGGGTGAAGTGCTGGAAGCTTTTGCTCAGCCGCATTTGGTGGCCGGCTGGATGCGGGGTTCTCACTGGGGACCGCTGCTGCCGGTGGCCGAAAAAGACAGCCGCCCCACTCGCTTTGATGGTCCGGCCCGGGTGGTGGCCCTGGGATTTCAACTTTGCCATGGCCGCCTGATCGGTCCCCAGGATTTCTTCGCCGACATAGCTTTCGACCGTGTGCGCGAGCAGGTGTTGGAGTTGGCCGATCACCTACGCCGGTTAGGACCCTTCGAGCCCCACCGGTTGTCCTTGGATCAGCTGGAGTATACCACGCTGCCACTGGTAGCGGAAAGACTAAAAGACCGCTTTGAAGACATAGAATAA
- a CDS encoding ATP-dependent RecD-like DNA helicase translates to MTNAADAPSEITVAGEVRSIIFRDPGSGFTVAAVVCDEGEIRVTGYLATVRPGANYIFYGDWISHPKYGRQFSAGALEEIVPTEEEGIVGYLASGLIPGVGEKLAQRLVDHFGLETLEIIGQQPARLTEVPGIGEKLSRKITRAVSENKDVERLMVFLRHHRVSTGLALKIHRQYGREAIARLKENPYCLTEDIFGVGFLTADRLAQKLGLRRHARERLMAAALYVLRQAAARGGHCFLPTDELVQETLKLVNASAEDEPVAADEVETALGYLLEHANEVIEDSGNWWLPYLYRAEAGVARELVRLLGDERPIAAEKLSGAISEAERALELKFAPSQEQAIKQAVQRGVTVITGGPGTGKSTIVSGLIQVLAKLEPEARIALAAPTGRAAQRLTDLTGREASTIHRLLGYTLAEGQPAFTYNRDNQLRVDLLVIDEFSMVDVVLAYQLLQAAPTAGRVVLVGDKDQLPSVGPGSVLRDIIASEKVPTVRLSQIFRQAEESLITVNAHRINQGLGLRLQSPSDFYFIRLEDAEETAEYVVDLAAKLADTFGLDNIQVLAPMHKYITGVQNLNNSLQQRLNPPGSGKKEYPFRDSCFRIGDKVMAIRNNYEKGIFNGNQGLVLDIVLSQEDEDVDEDTIWVDFDGSPVPYTRSELDELMLAYAATVHKAQGSEFSCCVVVLSTQHWYMLQRNLLYTAVTRGKEHVVLVGSRRAVARAIANNKVQERYTALAARLADSG, encoded by the coding sequence ATGACTAATGCAGCCGATGCACCTAGCGAGATTACAGTGGCCGGGGAAGTGAGAAGCATCATCTTTCGCGACCCAGGTTCCGGCTTTACGGTGGCAGCGGTGGTGTGTGATGAGGGCGAGATCCGCGTGACTGGGTATCTCGCCACTGTACGCCCCGGTGCCAACTACATTTTTTATGGGGACTGGATTTCCCATCCTAAGTATGGCCGTCAGTTTTCGGCTGGGGCGTTGGAAGAGATTGTGCCTACTGAAGAAGAAGGGATTGTCGGCTATTTGGCCAGCGGGCTGATCCCCGGCGTGGGCGAGAAGTTGGCTCAGCGCTTGGTGGATCATTTTGGCCTTGAAACCCTGGAGATAATTGGCCAACAGCCGGCGCGGCTTACAGAGGTGCCGGGAATCGGAGAGAAACTGTCGCGGAAAATCACCCGGGCGGTGAGCGAGAACAAGGACGTAGAACGGCTAATGGTATTTTTGCGTCATCACCGTGTTAGCACCGGCCTGGCACTAAAGATCCACCGCCAGTACGGGCGTGAGGCCATCGCCCGCTTGAAAGAAAACCCATATTGTTTAACCGAAGACATTTTTGGCGTCGGTTTTTTAACCGCCGATAGGTTGGCGCAAAAGCTGGGGCTGCGCCGCCATGCCCGGGAGCGCTTGATGGCGGCAGCGCTGTATGTACTGCGCCAAGCGGCCGCACGGGGTGGACATTGCTTTTTGCCGACCGACGAGCTGGTACAGGAAACATTGAAGCTGGTGAATGCAAGCGCCGAGGACGAACCGGTGGCGGCGGACGAGGTGGAAACGGCGCTGGGATACCTGCTGGAACATGCAAATGAAGTAATCGAAGACAGCGGCAACTGGTGGTTGCCGTATCTGTACCGGGCCGAGGCCGGTGTGGCCCGAGAATTGGTACGGCTCCTTGGTGATGAACGGCCGATCGCCGCGGAGAAACTAAGCGGGGCCATCAGCGAGGCCGAGAGGGCCTTGGAGCTCAAGTTTGCTCCTTCGCAAGAACAGGCGATCAAACAGGCAGTGCAGCGCGGCGTTACCGTGATAACCGGCGGTCCTGGCACGGGAAAATCCACTATCGTCAGCGGTCTGATCCAGGTATTGGCTAAGTTGGAGCCCGAAGCCCGTATTGCACTGGCCGCGCCCACCGGGCGGGCGGCGCAGCGGCTGACGGATCTTACCGGGAGAGAGGCCAGTACCATTCACCGCTTGCTGGGTTATACCTTGGCCGAGGGTCAACCGGCCTTTACCTACAACCGAGACAACCAACTCCGGGTGGATCTTTTGGTGATTGACGAGTTTTCCATGGTGGACGTGGTTTTGGCCTATCAATTACTGCAAGCGGCCCCCACCGCCGGCCGGGTGGTGCTGGTAGGGGATAAAGACCAGCTGCCCAGTGTGGGACCGGGCAGTGTGCTTAGGGATATTATTGCCAGCGAGAAAGTGCCCACGGTAAGGCTGAGTCAGATATTTCGCCAGGCCGAGGAGTCCCTCATCACGGTCAACGCCCACCGGATCAATCAAGGCCTAGGGCTAAGATTGCAGTCACCGTCGGATTTTTATTTTATTAGGTTGGAAGATGCGGAGGAAACAGCCGAATACGTGGTGGATTTGGCGGCTAAGCTGGCCGACACCTTTGGGTTGGACAACATCCAGGTGCTGGCTCCCATGCACAAATACATAACCGGGGTGCAGAATCTAAATAATTCGTTGCAACAACGACTTAATCCGCCCGGTAGCGGTAAGAAGGAGTATCCTTTCCGTGACAGTTGTTTCCGTATCGGTGACAAAGTGATGGCGATCAGAAACAACTACGAGAAGGGAATTTTCAACGGGAACCAGGGTTTGGTGCTAGATATTGTCTTGTCTCAGGAAGATGAAGATGTGGACGAAGATACCATCTGGGTAGATTTCGACGGGTCGCCGGTACCGTACACACGGTCGGAGCTGGACGAACTCATGCTGGCCTATGCCGCTACGGTGCATAAAGCCCAGGGCAGCGAGTTTTCCTGTTGTGTGGTGGTGCTTAGCACCCAGCACTGGTACATGCTCCAGCGGAATTTGCTCTATACCGCTGTGACCCGGGGCAAGGAACATGTGGTTTTGGTGGGGAGTCGCCGGGCCGTGGCCCGGGCCATTGCCAATAACAAGGTTCAGGAACGGTATACCGCCTTGGCAGCCAGGCTGGCAGATAGCGGGTAG
- a CDS encoding DUF2384 domain-containing protein, translating to MKNDRTPQSNEELATKPMPPVYDFLRPKLERVAQDLHDSLVSYAEDGYFSANLDAAFHIFFSEDALEILDPEEEAAFISFIEWFIYDYRLSPRGGRLIERFLKESQQTLGPLEQTMLQQWINSTISLYEVYLVKDDGLGAEDLFTGEQIWIADANMAAGVTLWSVLLCRLLPVGDVFQPSGAALEVPPMFKHDILRQTQADFRRWQRRGKKGGWPVYLKERGYLLNTTVARLFAAGQEELFVQEELNSRDSGLPRTGLGLSPEIREKLLRQYYEEYYCQWPDTPHPALRGLTPRQYCQSPAGRRRVRELLKELEFIEERKKQAGEVHYDISQLRQVLNLPPEEPLSERPTIKWSKPAYGRIAEELRQNLADAGYLKLQVNNAVQLWADFCRLGRPEIKKNQSWLAALEYTMARLELTSGVTQKELGRKYRVAAGTISGNFRTIWKTLGLESFDQRYTTQEDPYSKLLRFLR from the coding sequence ATGAAGAACGACCGAACGCCGCAGTCAAATGAAGAGCTAGCCACTAAACCTATGCCGCCTGTCTATGACTTCCTCCGGCCCAAGTTGGAGCGGGTAGCTCAGGACTTGCACGACTCGTTGGTGAGCTATGCCGAAGACGGGTACTTTTCTGCTAATCTGGATGCCGCGTTTCATATCTTCTTTTCTGAGGATGCGTTGGAGATCCTGGATCCGGAAGAGGAAGCAGCTTTTATTTCTTTTATCGAATGGTTCATCTACGATTACCGTTTGTCCCCTCGGGGAGGGCGGCTGATCGAGCGCTTTTTGAAAGAAAGTCAACAAACCCTGGGACCGCTGGAGCAGACAATGCTGCAGCAATGGATCAACTCGACTATTTCTTTATATGAAGTCTACCTGGTTAAGGACGACGGTTTGGGAGCGGAAGACCTTTTCACCGGTGAACAGATTTGGATTGCCGATGCCAACATGGCTGCCGGTGTTACCTTGTGGTCGGTATTGTTGTGTCGCTTACTGCCGGTAGGGGATGTCTTTCAGCCCTCCGGAGCGGCGCTGGAAGTTCCACCCATGTTCAAACATGATATCTTGCGCCAGACCCAAGCCGATTTCCGCCGCTGGCAGCGGCGAGGGAAAAAGGGCGGCTGGCCGGTATATCTAAAGGAACGTGGCTATTTGCTAAATACCACCGTGGCTCGTTTGTTTGCTGCCGGGCAAGAAGAGCTGTTTGTCCAGGAAGAGCTCAACAGTCGTGACAGCGGTTTGCCGCGAACAGGGCTGGGGTTATCACCGGAGATTCGAGAGAAGTTGCTGCGCCAGTATTACGAAGAGTATTATTGTCAGTGGCCGGATACACCGCATCCGGCGCTTAGAGGGTTAACTCCGCGTCAATACTGTCAGAGCCCGGCGGGGCGAAGACGAGTGCGCGAGCTGCTGAAGGAACTGGAGTTTATTGAGGAACGCAAGAAACAGGCCGGCGAGGTGCATTACGATATCAGCCAGCTACGCCAGGTTCTTAACTTGCCCCCGGAAGAGCCGCTGTCGGAACGCCCGACGATTAAATGGTCCAAACCGGCTTACGGGCGCATAGCCGAGGAACTACGCCAGAATTTGGCTGATGCCGGCTATCTTAAGCTCCAAGTAAACAATGCAGTCCAACTATGGGCTGATTTTTGCCGGCTGGGCCGGCCTGAAATTAAAAAGAACCAGTCCTGGTTAGCGGCACTGGAGTATACCATGGCCCGGCTGGAACTTACTTCCGGGGTAACTCAAAAAGAGTTGGGCCGCAAGTATCGGGTAGCTGCCGGTACTATATCAGGTAATTTCCGTACTATTTGGAAGACCTTGGGGTTGGAGAGCTTTGACCAGCGTTATACTACCCAGGAGGATCCGTACAGCAAGCTGCTTAGGTTTTTGCGCTAG
- the fabZ gene encoding 3-hydroxyacyl-ACP dehydratase FabZ has product MLDQAAIMNILPHRYPFLLVDKIVELEPGERAVGLKNVSGNEPFFPGHFPGRPVMPGVLIVEALAQTGAVALLSASGLEGKIAYFAGIDKCRFRRPVVPGDQLRLEVTLTRMRGRIGKGRGQAFVGSELVAEGEFTFAVTD; this is encoded by the coding sequence ATGCTGGATCAGGCAGCCATTATGAACATATTACCGCACCGCTATCCGTTTTTGCTGGTGGACAAAATAGTAGAATTGGAGCCAGGAGAAAGAGCGGTAGGCCTAAAGAACGTCAGCGGGAATGAACCGTTTTTCCCCGGACATTTTCCTGGCCGGCCGGTGATGCCGGGGGTGCTTATTGTTGAGGCTTTGGCCCAAACAGGGGCGGTGGCTCTTCTTAGCGCCTCGGGCCTGGAGGGGAAAATAGCCTATTTTGCCGGAATTGATAAGTGCCGTTTCCGCCGGCCGGTGGTGCCTGGGGATCAATTGCGGCTAGAGGTTACCCTAACCAGAATGCGAGGCCGTATTGGTAAAGGTCGGGGGCAAGCTTTTGTCGGGTCGGAACTGGTAGCTGAGGGCGAATTTACTTTTGCCGTTACCGATTAG
- a CDS encoding phosphoglycerate dehydrogenase, with protein sequence MAQVMIVDNVAPEAAQVLQQEGHQVKTVAGRLNTAELIAACTGCQGLILRSVTKVTAQFLAAQPELAVVGRAGIGVDNIDIETASKRGVLIVNAPTGNTIAAAEHTLALMLALARHIPQAMGTLQQGRWERARFQGVEIAGKTLGILGLGRVGSAVAQRAQALGMRVLAYDPHIDPKKVADDIVLTSFPAVLGQADFLTLHLPLTEETQGMISYDALNMMKPGIRLINAARGALVDEQALAAALVSGQVAGAALDVLAEEPCTDNPLFGLENVIITPHLGASTVEAQTHVAVEVAEQVAAALAGERPEHCLNWEQLRRLGARPTACAM encoded by the coding sequence ATGGCTCAGGTCATGATTGTCGATAACGTAGCGCCGGAAGCAGCCCAGGTTCTACAGCAGGAAGGGCACCAAGTGAAGACGGTGGCGGGCAGGCTAAACACCGCCGAGCTTATAGCTGCCTGCACCGGTTGTCAGGGTTTGATTTTACGCTCGGTCACGAAAGTTACAGCCCAGTTTCTGGCGGCCCAGCCGGAGCTGGCTGTGGTGGGGCGGGCTGGTATCGGTGTCGATAATATTGATATTGAGACAGCTTCGAAGCGCGGTGTGCTAATAGTGAATGCTCCTACCGGCAATACTATTGCTGCGGCCGAGCACACTCTGGCACTGATGCTGGCCTTGGCCCGGCATATCCCTCAAGCCATGGGTACTTTGCAGCAAGGTCGTTGGGAACGGGCTCGGTTCCAGGGGGTGGAGATAGCAGGGAAGACGTTGGGTATTCTGGGTTTGGGACGAGTGGGTTCGGCCGTGGCCCAGCGGGCCCAGGCACTGGGTATGCGGGTGTTGGCCTACGACCCGCATATTGATCCTAAGAAAGTGGCGGATGATATCGTCTTGACATCTTTTCCCGCGGTGTTAGGTCAAGCGGATTTTCTTACTTTGCATCTGCCGCTCACCGAAGAAACCCAAGGGATGATCTCGTACGATGCTCTGAACATGATGAAGCCCGGTATTCGCCTTATCAATGCGGCTCGAGGAGCGTTAGTGGACGAACAGGCTTTGGCCGCTGCCCTGGTCAGCGGCCAGGTGGCCGGTGCGGCTCTGGATGTTTTGGCTGAAGAACCTTGTACCGACAACCCATTATTCGGCTTGGAGAATGTAATTATCACACCGCATCTGGGCGCGTCCACGGTAGAGGCGCAGACGCATGTGGCGGTGGAGGTGGCCGAGCAAGTGGCAGCGGCCTTGGCTGGAGAGCGACCGGAGCATTGTCTTAACTGGGAACAGTTGCGCCGCCTTGGAGCTAGGCCGACAGCCTGTGCCATGTAG
- a CDS encoding alanine--glyoxylate aminotransferase family protein, whose product MQRKQHLFIPGPTPVPPEVAAAMTRPVIGHRSSEYASLQRSLTEKVKQVFQTKNHLFILTSSGTGAMEAAVTSSLSPGDKVLALITGQFGQRFAAIAEQCGAQVEPMEFPWGEAVEIEKVQARLERGPLPQAVLVTHNETSTGVVNDVAAIGALLKNTPTLLLVDAVSSMGAMDIRTDEWGVDFMATSSQKAFMLPPGLAFLSVSAKGWQKVEKVSPRSFYFNLAAWRENGAKGFSPWTPNVSLLFALEKALDLMLTEGLEQVWARHRRWARAVRAGVQAVGLKLVAADEWASPTVTAAYVPNGQADPLRAAVKRQFGFCLAGGKGKLSGQIIRMSHMGYVDELEILGALAILELGLKQAGYQVELGAGVAQAQAQFLQEG is encoded by the coding sequence ATGCAGAGAAAGCAGCATCTATTTATTCCGGGGCCGACGCCGGTTCCGCCGGAAGTGGCGGCAGCCATGACCCGGCCGGTAATCGGACATCGAAGTTCCGAGTACGCTTCTCTGCAGCGATCTTTGACGGAAAAAGTAAAACAGGTCTTTCAGACCAAAAACCACCTGTTCATTCTTACTTCCTCAGGTACTGGCGCCATGGAGGCAGCCGTTACCAGCAGCTTAAGTCCTGGCGATAAAGTGTTAGCCTTGATAACGGGACAATTTGGTCAGCGTTTTGCTGCCATTGCCGAGCAGTGTGGGGCCCAGGTGGAGCCAATGGAGTTTCCTTGGGGCGAAGCAGTGGAAATAGAAAAAGTGCAGGCGCGACTGGAGCGAGGGCCCCTGCCGCAGGCAGTGCTGGTCACCCACAACGAAACCTCCACCGGTGTAGTAAACGACGTGGCCGCTATTGGAGCCTTGCTGAAGAACACGCCGACACTGTTGCTGGTAGATGCGGTAAGCAGCATGGGGGCCATGGACATTCGTACTGATGAGTGGGGAGTAGACTTCATGGCCACCAGTTCCCAAAAAGCGTTCATGTTGCCGCCTGGCTTGGCCTTCCTCAGTGTGAGCGCCAAAGGCTGGCAGAAGGTAGAGAAGGTGTCGCCGCGATCCTTCTACTTCAATCTCGCCGCCTGGAGGGAAAATGGGGCCAAAGGGTTTTCGCCCTGGACACCTAATGTGAGCCTTCTGTTTGCTCTGGAGAAAGCGTTGGATCTTATGTTAACGGAAGGATTGGAGCAGGTGTGGGCCAGGCACCGGCGCTGGGCGCGGGCAGTGCGAGCCGGCGTGCAGGCCGTAGGGCTAAAGTTGGTGGCCGCCGACGAATGGGCATCACCCACGGTAACCGCAGCCTATGTTCCCAATGGCCAGGCTGATCCCCTCAGAGCGGCGGTTAAGCGCCAGTTCGGCTTCTGCTTGGCCGGAGGGAAAGGAAAACTATCCGGCCAGATCATCCGCATGAGTCATATGGGCTATGTGGATGAGCTGGAAATTTTGGGAGCCCTGGCAATTCTAGAACTAGGTCTTAAACAAGCCGGGTACCAGGTGGAGCTAGGTGCCGGCGTAGCTCAGGCCCAAGCACAATTTTTGCAGGAGGGTTAA
- the flgG gene encoding flagellar basal-body rod protein FlgG, with protein sequence MMRALWSASSGMLAQQLNIDVISHNLSNVNTNGFKKSRLEFQDLLYETIRGASPTADGGYVPSDLSVGHGVRPSATLRIFSTGNLQLTQNPLDVAIEGDGFFVVELPSGEEAYTRDGSFKLDADGDLVTTDGYLVMPGINIPPGAKSIVIAADGTISYELAGDAVTGDQITLAQFPNPAGLRALGRNLFLATEAAGPVEDGLIPGEDCGSLASGYIELSNVQVVEEMVNMITAQRAYEINAKAITAADEMLGVANNLRR encoded by the coding sequence ATGATGCGGGCCCTGTGGTCGGCCAGCTCCGGAATGCTGGCCCAGCAGCTTAATATCGATGTTATATCCCATAATTTGTCAAACGTGAATACCAACGGCTTCAAAAAGAGCCGGCTGGAGTTTCAAGATTTATTATATGAAACTATTCGAGGTGCCTCGCCTACCGCCGACGGCGGCTATGTACCCAGCGACCTAAGCGTGGGACACGGAGTGCGTCCGTCGGCCACGCTGAGAATCTTCAGTACCGGTAATTTGCAGCTGACGCAAAACCCGCTGGATGTGGCCATTGAGGGCGACGGCTTTTTCGTCGTGGAGCTACCCAGCGGTGAAGAGGCTTATACCCGGGATGGTTCGTTTAAACTGGATGCTGACGGAGATCTAGTCACCACTGATGGTTATTTGGTTATGCCGGGAATAAACATTCCTCCCGGAGCCAAGAGCATCGTCATTGCTGCCGACGGTACCATCAGCTATGAACTGGCCGGCGATGCCGTTACCGGTGATCAGATTACTTTGGCTCAGTTCCCGAACCCGGCTGGGCTGCGGGCCCTTGGCCGCAACTTGTTTTTAGCCACCGAGGCGGCCGGCCCGGTGGAAGACGGCCTTATTCCCGGTGAGGACTGCGGTAGCCTGGCTTCCGGCTATATCGAACTGTCTAATGTGCAGGTGGTGGAAGAGATGGTAAACATGATCACGGCGCAGCGCGCCTACGAGATCAATGCTAAAGCCATCACCGCCGCCGACGAAATGCTCGGGGTAGCCAACAACCTGCGGCGTTAA
- a CDS encoding flagellar hook-basal body protein, translating into MIRGLYTAAAGMVAQQTRLDVAANNLANAATPGYRADVASAGALPSQFIYRLNDTRGRIAALPARPQPVGYLGTGTAVAQVTMLKKSGFYRQTGRELDFALQGDGYFVVATPAGERYTRNGSFQVNDRGQLTTDEGFLVLSRTGGTIQADDPDMAASLAVVAAPADLELTKAGHNLLIAPAPLYPAETAVRQGVLEEANVSPVEAMVDLITAMRTYEAGQKAIQTQDQTLDKLINEVGRV; encoded by the coding sequence TTGATCAGGGGGCTGTACACAGCCGCTGCCGGGATGGTGGCTCAGCAGACCCGCCTGGATGTGGCGGCCAACAATTTAGCAAATGCGGCTACCCCCGGATACAGGGCGGATGTGGCTTCGGCAGGGGCACTGCCGAGCCAGTTTATCTACCGTCTCAACGACACCCGGGGAAGGATAGCGGCGCTGCCGGCCCGGCCGCAGCCGGTGGGCTACTTAGGTACCGGGACGGCAGTGGCCCAAGTGACAATGCTAAAAAAGAGCGGTTTTTACCGCCAAACTGGACGTGAGCTGGACTTTGCCCTGCAAGGAGATGGGTATTTTGTAGTGGCCACCCCGGCTGGGGAGAGATACACCAGAAACGGTTCCTTTCAGGTGAACGACAGGGGCCAACTCACCACCGACGAAGGATTCTTAGTTCTTTCCCGAACAGGGGGAACCATCCAGGCGGATGATCCCGATATGGCGGCTAGCTTAGCTGTGGTGGCGGCTCCGGCTGACCTGGAGCTGACCAAGGCGGGCCACAACTTGCTCATCGCGCCGGCGCCGCTTTATCCGGCCGAGACGGCCGTGCGCCAAGGTGTGCTGGAAGAAGCCAATGTCTCACCGGTGGAGGCCATGGTGGATCTGATCACAGCCATGCGTACCTACGAGGCTGGGCAAAAAGCAATCCAGACTCAAGATCAGACCCTGGACAAGCTTATCAACGAAGTGGGCAGAGTCTAG
- a CDS encoding rod shape-determining protein translates to MFLGGDIGIDLGTATVIIYVRGKGIVLQEPAVVAIERDSGKLLAVGAEAWRMLGRTPGNIVAIRPLRDGVIANYDITEKMLKYFIGKVCGQRLFFRPRIMVCIPAVVTTVEKRAVLEAAVQAGARNTYLIEEPMAAALGAGLDIAEPSGNMIVDVGGGTTDVAVLSLGGIVLGESLRIAGDKFDDAIVRYVRRNYNLLIGERTAEELKISIGAAFPVEETKEMDIRGRDMLTGLPKTIRLTSGETLEALAEPVQAILQCVKGVLERTPPELASDIIDKGVVLTGGGALVYGLDKLLSNETGIPVYVSEQAITAVALGTGKALEYLDKLKGKSSLVSNAILKTERR, encoded by the coding sequence ATGTTTTTGGGGGGAGACATTGGTATCGACTTGGGAACAGCGACAGTGATTATCTACGTACGGGGAAAAGGAATTGTTTTGCAAGAGCCGGCAGTGGTAGCTATCGAACGGGACAGTGGGAAACTCCTAGCGGTGGGAGCCGAAGCCTGGCGAATGTTGGGCCGAACTCCAGGCAATATTGTGGCTATTCGCCCTTTACGCGATGGGGTCATAGCCAATTACGACATAACCGAAAAGATGCTAAAATACTTTATCGGCAAAGTCTGCGGACAAAGACTGTTCTTCCGTCCCCGGATTATGGTTTGCATTCCGGCCGTGGTAACCACAGTAGAGAAACGGGCCGTATTGGAAGCAGCTGTGCAAGCGGGCGCCAGAAACACCTATTTGATTGAGGAGCCCATGGCGGCGGCCCTGGGGGCTGGGCTGGACATTGCCGAACCCAGTGGCAACATGATAGTGGATGTAGGCGGCGGCACTACTGATGTGGCGGTGTTGTCCTTGGGCGGGATAGTTCTAGGTGAGTCGCTACGAATAGCCGGCGATAAGTTCGACGATGCTATTGTTCGGTATGTGCGCCGCAACTATAATCTACTGATTGGAGAACGCACGGCCGAAGAACTGAAAATATCTATCGGTGCGGCGTTTCCCGTAGAAGAGACCAAAGAGATGGATATCCGGGGCCGGGATATGCTAACCGGTCTGCCCAAGACTATTCGCCTGACCTCTGGAGAGACGCTGGAGGCCTTGGCGGAACCGGTGCAAGCTATTTTACAGTGTGTCAAGGGAGTGCTGGAACGGACACCGCCGGAACTGGCGTCAGACATTATTGATAAAGGAGTGGTGCTAACCGGAGGAGGGGCGCTGGTATACGGGTTGGACAAGCTGCTCAGTAATGAAACCGGAATACCGGTGTACGTGTCCGAACAGGCTATCACGGCTGTGGCTTTGGGTACCGGTAAAGCCTTGGAATACCTGGACAAGCTAAAAGGGAAATCCTCGTTAGTATCCAATGCTATTTTGAAGACCGAAAGGAGATGA